A region of the Desulfobacter postgatei 2ac9 genome:
AACGTCGCAGATGGGTGACTTCTCATCCAAACGTTATACAAGGAGTGAATATGCCGATATATGAATTCAAATGCAGTAAATGCGAAGAATTTTTTGAAGTGATAGTCATGGGGTCACAAGATGACCGGGAGGTTGTCTGCCCCAAATGTAGTTCCAAGGAGTTTCAGCGGGTGGTATCGACCACCAACTATGCGATGGCTTCGTCAGGAAATTCTGCCCAGGGCGTACATACCCAGGAACGTACCTGTTCAAGCGGAACGTGCAAAACCTATACGGTTCCGGGAGGTTAGGGCCTCGGAATAATCATGCCCGGGTGTGTTGAAATTATCGCCCACCGCGGGGCCAGAAGTCTGGCCCCGGAAAATACCCTGGCGGCT
Encoded here:
- a CDS encoding FmdB family zinc ribbon protein — encoded protein: MPIYEFKCSKCEEFFEVIVMGSQDDREVVCPKCSSKEFQRVVSTTNYAMASSGNSAQGVHTQERTCSSGTCKTYTVPGG